Sequence from the Rhizobium sp. TH2 genome:
ACGGCTTCCACACATGGACCGAGAACGAGATTGCTGCCTATGAGGCCCGCCATCCAATCGGCACCAAGGCCCGCCTGGCGATGGCGCTGATGCTCTACACTGGGCAGCGTCGCGGCGATGCCGTCCGGCTGGGCTGGAAGGATGTCAGTGGCAACAAGATCGCCGTGCGACAGGAAAAGACGGGCACGCGGTTGAAGCTGAAAATGCACCCTTCGCTCGTTGAGGCGTTGGGCATGACAGACCCTGGCGCCGAGACATTCCTGCGGACGGAATTCAAGAAGGCCTTCACCGCCGCCGGCTTCGGAAACTGGGTCCGCGAGCGGTGCGATGAAGCGGGCCTAACCCATTGCTCCGCGCATGGATTGCGCAAAGCCGCAGCGCGGCGCCTGGCGGAGGCTGGCAACAGCGTTAACCTTATCGCGTCCGTGACAGGGCACCTCTCGCTCAAGGAAGTCGAGCGCTACACCCGAGAAGCAGACCAAGAACGCATGGCCGACACGGCGGTCGATACCATGCCCGAAAGGTCCGATCGTAAACAAGAGATTGTCCAACCCTCCCAAGAGGTTGGACAGACGGAAGGAAATAACGATGAAAAATCATAAGGTTGAAAAAGAAGATGGCGGACAGAGCGGCCGCCATTCTTCGGTCCCATGTCGTAGCAACAAGTCTCGGATTGGCATAGATATCAATGTGATAGTTGATTTTAATCGATGCGACATGTTGCAATTCGTTGCCATCAATGTCACTATTTTAGGTGGGTACAAAGATGGGTAATGACGTTGCCAAAGATAGCAAAAGAGCTAGTTGCGTTGACCGTGAACCGGCTCAGGCATCCGGGTAAACACGCGGTTGGCGGAGTATCTGGACTACTGCTCCAAGTCACGCCCTCCGGTGCGCGGTCATGGTTGCTGCGTGTTGCAATTGACGGCAAGCGCCGCGAACATGGGCTGGGACCATTCCCAGAAGTCTCACTTGCCGAAGCTCGCGAACGTGCCAGGAAGGCGAAGCGCGAAATTTACGACGGCGTCAATCCAATCGAACGCAACCGACAAGCAAGGCTCGTAATCAGCCAGCGTTTAACTTTTGAGAAGGCGGCAGAAAAATATCTAGCGTCAAAGCGGATTGAATTCAGTAACGAAAAACACGCCGATCAATGGGAAAGCACATTGGCGACATATGCCACCCCTGTGATTGGTGGCATGGCAGTTTCGGAA
This genomic interval carries:
- a CDS encoding tyrosine-type recombinase/integrase yields the protein MARKSRSALPKHVSPARDRHGKMRYRFRKGMHSAYIKAEFPSDEFDRQYQAALKGEAVAKTQVGKRREVARSMSALIASYYQTAEFTGTAASTQNTYRGISEALRREHGPKLVANLTRAHVKKMIGNMSKTPAAANNRLRMLRILMRTALDLEWIKVDPTDKVKGFSKKTDGFHTWTENEIAAYEARHPIGTKARLAMALMLYTGQRRGDAVRLGWKDVSGNKIAVRQEKTGTRLKLKMHPSLVEALGMTDPGAETFLRTEFKKAFTAAGFGNWVRERCDEAGLTHCSAHGLRKAAARRLAEAGNSVNLIASVTGHLSLKEVERYTREADQERMADTAVDTMPERSDRKQEIVQPSQEVGQTEGNNDEKS